The DNA sequence GAGTCCCTTGTTTATGTCCTTCAGTGAGAAGATTATATCCAGTAAAATGGATTTTTATGTGAATACAATGGGTTGCCAGCCCTCAGATGTGGTTGGATGTCCAGATGTTCTAACTTACAGTTTGGAGAAGCGAATCATACCTAGGTGTTCAGTTATCAGACTTCTCCAGTTAGAGGGCTTAATCGCAAAGGAAGATGTATCTATACTTACCATTCTGCAGAAAAGTGAGAAGTGGTTCTTGGAAAGGTTTGTGATCAAATATCAAGAGCAAGTACCTGAATTGCTGACATCTTACAAGGAAAAAATCAGTCTTGCAAAGATTGGCTTAGGATTAGATGAAAGAGGTGGAGTGAAACAAGTCTAGGACAAAGCTTGTTATTCTGCATTCTAATTGATTATTCTGAGGATGAAGTTCTACTACAAATCTCACTGTGCTTTGAACATTAcaatttcatttcttttagTATGTTATGTCTTGCAAAGAGAGAGTTTTAAATGGCTATGCAGAAAATGATGTTCTTTTCTGTGTATGACTTGACCAAGTATGCTATCCTCAAACCGCTTAGTTCTGAGAGTTGAATTCTTATGATAGAGAGAGAGGTGTTCAACTCTGATAGGATTGCTCCTGAACTGCTTCTTGACAGGCATCTTCATATTACATGTTTAACACTCTCTCTAAGTTTTTGAACGCTACTATGTACGTGAACACTTCGAATCCAAAGCCATGTAGCTtagatttcttttcctttgaagAAACTGTATGTCAGTCATTTGTATCTGCTGCACTCCTGTAATAGGATCAGTAACTCGGGACATTACTGGTTCACCGGTTCACTCTGATAAATATGAAATTGCAGTTTCAATGAGGATGCGGGTATTGAGTCTTGACCAACATGAAAATGGATAAGTAATTCAAGATTTGGAGAACTTTGTGCTACATTTACATCTGGAGTGTTTGGTAAGTAGTATATGTTGTAGGTTGGGAAGGGTTTAGCCATGGATGTAAACAAATCTCTCAATCACCCTTCCTTGGGGTTGGTCCATTCAACATGGTTTACTCAGTGTAAAGTAGTATTGGGATTCACTCGTGAGTAATTTCCTTACATTTCATTCTGTTTATTTTTGATAAACGAACAAGTTTAAGCTTCTCATATCACGAAGCATATGACTTGTTTTCACTGTCTCCTAATGGGTGAATCATGCTTATTGTCTTCTGCTTGTGCTGTCGATTAATCTGCAGCATGTATGGACAAAATCTTCTGCAGTCCATGAAGAAAGTCAATCAAGGCTATCAATGAGGCCTTTTTTGAATTCCAGCAGTGGTTGCCTTCTCTCTATGCACCTGATCGTGCTCATGTGATTGGTGTTAGCTTGGTCGCCAAGTACGCCTGAGTTGAATCTGTGGGAGAAAGAACAATGATATGTAGCAGGAGGAAAAAGTACCAAAAATGTAGAAACAAGCCTTATACTAACTGTAATGAAGTTTAAGATCATAGAAGCAATCATTTGACTGCTGCAAAGCAGGGTAGTATACACCCAAATGCCAATATTTGTTCATCAGTGTTAGATATTCAACTTTTAGAGATCGAATCTGGTTTACAATTTGCTTTGAATGCTTTTAGTTGTTCGGCTTTGGTATTTGTTCATTTCAGGTGAAGCTTCTTTAGCTCAAACACAGGTTCCAACTTCTACCGGTTCAAATTAGGTCTCAAGAGCGTAAAGTTCAGGGTTTACATGTACGAGACCTGAGAAAAAAAGATGACTTTGAGATGTGGAATTGGTTGCATATTTTGTCATCCAACATTAATTGCAATTCATTAGGATTTACACAGACTAAGAACTTCACGATCTTGGTTTACTTAAAAGATCAAGAATTAAAGTATTAAAGTTTGCAAATTAATTGAAATTtagggcatgtttacttacttggaatgggagggaatgattacggggtaaaaacattcatgcgtttactaacatataaaggaatcagaatgattccggAAAAAAGAATttatgcgtttactaacacatgaaggaatcagaatagatgtaggtcccacctccttatcaggaatcgattcctgaatactcaggaattcgattacgaaggggggagatgggtttaggaatcattcctctgGAATCAATACTGATTCCTTtattctcccattccacttgtctccgatttatgattattttccattccaagtaagtaaacgtgtcattagATGCTTGAATCATTGCAGACTATGCATTACTATTTAGATGTTGGCTGAATACTATGGGGATGAAGTCCAATTTATGATCAAAATGTATTCCTTAAGGCCTCGTTTGTTTCACGGAATTTAAGCTTCATAAAGGGAAAATGCTT is a window from the Rosa chinensis cultivar Old Blush chromosome 2, RchiOBHm-V2, whole genome shotgun sequence genome containing:
- the LOC121051301 gene encoding uncharacterized protein LOC121051301; amino-acid sequence: MEFDPSSATFMKALYVISVTDTLKWEQKMKFYSKWGWTEDDVLLAFRRSPLFMSFSEKIISSKMDFYVNTMGCQPSDVVGCPDVLTYSLEKRIIPRCSVIRLLQLEGLIAKEDVSILTILQKSEKWFLERFVIKYQEQVPELLTSYKEKISLAKIGLGLDERGGVKQV